In Streptomyces sclerotialus, one genomic interval encodes:
- a CDS encoding HEAT repeat domain-containing protein, with translation MLIGDVARRSGVSARMLRHYESLGLVRPTGRTGSGYREYSGEDIRRIFHIESLRSLGLSLRDVGRALDDPGFAPADLVDDLIRQTRDRIAAETELLTRLRRIGAAEPAGWEDVLQTVALLQGLGSKSAGTRQRAALSAAEDVPVPVEALVEAVLSESDPNVAGALRWALAQSGEDGSALLAEGLGSPAAEVRKRAVRSLAEIPDGAATALLRDALTHPDAVVRRYAALALGARGVTDAVPTLLDMIVEERDDAGAADALSALATDPAWADEIAEGLVEALARATVGSSARRRLTQALADIPGSTASRALEELSHDEDRAVALTATYILQLREARERRAGGG, from the coding sequence GTGCTGATCGGTGACGTCGCGCGACGGTCCGGGGTCAGCGCCCGCATGCTCAGGCATTACGAGTCGCTGGGCCTGGTGCGGCCGACGGGGCGTACCGGTTCCGGCTATCGGGAGTACTCCGGCGAGGACATCCGGCGGATCTTCCACATCGAGAGCCTGCGGTCATTGGGGCTGTCGCTGCGCGACGTCGGGCGCGCGCTCGACGACCCCGGCTTCGCGCCCGCGGACCTCGTCGACGACCTCATCCGTCAGACGCGGGACCGCATCGCGGCGGAGACGGAGCTGCTCACGCGGCTTCGCCGGATCGGTGCCGCGGAACCCGCCGGCTGGGAGGACGTCCTCCAGACCGTCGCGCTCCTCCAGGGGTTGGGGTCGAAGAGCGCGGGGACGCGGCAGCGCGCGGCCCTGTCCGCGGCCGAGGACGTTCCCGTGCCGGTGGAAGCACTGGTCGAGGCCGTGCTGAGCGAGTCGGACCCGAACGTCGCCGGAGCCCTTCGCTGGGCTCTGGCGCAATCGGGGGAGGACGGGTCGGCACTGCTGGCGGAGGGCCTCGGCTCACCCGCGGCCGAAGTGCGGAAACGTGCCGTCCGGTCCCTCGCCGAGATCCCGGACGGTGCGGCGACCGCACTGCTGCGGGACGCCCTCACCCACCCCGACGCCGTGGTCCGCAGGTACGCGGCTCTGGCGCTCGGGGCACGTGGCGTGACCGACGCCGTCCCGACGCTCCTCGACATGATCGTCGAGGAGCGGGACGACGCCGGCGCAGCCGATGCGCTGAGCGCGCTGGCGACCGATCCCGCGTGGGCGGATGAGATCGCTGAGGGGCTCGTCGAGGCCCTCGCCCGCGCCACCGTGGGATCGTCTGCCCGTCGGCGGCTGACACAGGCGCTCGCGGACATCCCGGGGAGCACGGCGTCACGTGCCCTCGAAGAGCTGTCCCATGACGAGGACCGCGCCGTTGCGCTCACCGCGACATACATTCTCCAGCTGCGCGAGGCACGAGAGCGAAGGGCGGGCGGGGGCTGA
- a CDS encoding zinc-dependent alcohol dehydrogenase family protein, with protein MRAVVIEEPNKLSVTTVPDPTPGSGEVVVKVTAAGLCGTDVHMLAGEFGPTQYPVIPGHEFSGEIVAVGEGVTDFAEGDKIAADPAVYCGACHFCAIGRGNLCERWGTIGITVDGAAAEYVKVPARNCYRLPETVELRHAPLIEPLSTIVRGFDIVDPKLGDHFLIYGAGTMGLLYLQVAQRAGAGSVSVVDINADRLEVAKKLGADQVATSADDLAGPRLGWQVVTDCTGNVKAIEDGLTRPIRGGTFQQFGCAPDQEMAQFSPFRIYNDEIRIVGSMAILHSYGRAVELLGKGVIDAEMMITHQFALDEYAEALATFKRGTGRKLQIVPDKAPA; from the coding sequence ATGCGCGCAGTAGTCATCGAGGAACCGAACAAGCTGTCCGTCACCACCGTGCCCGACCCGACGCCGGGCAGCGGCGAGGTCGTCGTGAAGGTCACCGCCGCCGGGCTGTGCGGTACGGACGTGCACATGCTGGCGGGCGAGTTCGGGCCGACGCAGTACCCGGTGATCCCCGGGCACGAGTTCTCCGGCGAGATCGTCGCCGTGGGCGAGGGCGTCACGGACTTCGCCGAGGGCGACAAGATCGCCGCCGATCCGGCGGTCTACTGCGGCGCCTGCCACTTCTGCGCCATCGGCCGCGGCAACCTCTGCGAGCGGTGGGGCACCATCGGCATCACCGTGGACGGTGCCGCCGCCGAGTACGTGAAGGTGCCGGCCCGCAACTGCTACCGGCTGCCGGAGACCGTGGAGCTGCGGCACGCGCCGCTCATCGAGCCGCTGTCGACGATCGTGCGCGGCTTCGACATCGTCGACCCCAAGCTCGGGGACCACTTCCTGATCTACGGCGCGGGCACGATGGGGCTGCTCTACCTGCAGGTGGCCCAGCGCGCCGGGGCCGGCTCGGTGTCCGTCGTGGACATCAACGCGGACCGGCTGGAGGTGGCGAAGAAGCTGGGCGCCGACCAGGTGGCCACCAGCGCGGACGACCTGGCGGGCCCCCGGCTGGGCTGGCAGGTCGTCACGGACTGCACCGGCAACGTCAAGGCCATCGAGGACGGGCTGACCCGGCCGATCCGCGGCGGCACGTTCCAGCAGTTCGGCTGCGCGCCCGACCAGGAGATGGCGCAGTTCTCGCCGTTCCGGATCTACAACGACGAGATCCGCATCGTGGGCTCGATGGCGATCCTGCACAGCTATGGGCGCGCGGTGGAGCTGCTGGGCAAGGGCGTCATCGACGCCGAGATGATGATCACCCATCAGTTCGCGCTGGACGAGTACGCCGAGGCGCTGGCGACCTTCAAGCGCGGCACCGGCCGCAAGCTGCAGATCGTCCCGGACAAGGCGCCCGCCTGA
- a CDS encoding RpiB/LacA/LacB family sugar-phosphate isomerase, which translates to MTYRIAIGCDDAAVEMKDAMIAHLKGLGYPVTDLSASPDEDYPDVAERVARSVARGEHERAVLVCGTGIGMAIAANKVPGIRAAQIPDSYSAERARKSNDAQVACFGSRTMGVHAALVCLDHWLVSDFAGGGSAPKVEKIKQVETRNLVA; encoded by the coding sequence ATGACCTACCGCATCGCCATCGGCTGCGACGACGCCGCCGTCGAGATGAAGGACGCGATGATCGCCCACCTCAAGGGCCTCGGCTACCCCGTCACCGACCTCAGCGCGTCCCCGGACGAGGACTACCCGGACGTGGCCGAGCGGGTCGCGCGCAGTGTCGCCCGCGGCGAGCACGAGCGCGCCGTCCTGGTCTGCGGCACCGGCATCGGCATGGCCATCGCCGCCAACAAGGTGCCCGGCATCCGTGCCGCGCAGATCCCGGACAGCTACAGCGCCGAGCGGGCCCGTAAGTCCAACGACGCGCAGGTCGCCTGTTTCGGCAGCCGCACCATGGGGGTGCACGCCGCGCTGGTGTGCCTGGACCACTGGCTGGTCTCCGACTTCGCCGGCGGCGGTTCAGCGCCCAAGGTGGAGAAGATCAAGCAGGTCGAGACCCGCAACCTGGTCGCCTGA
- a CDS encoding triose-phosphate isomerase codes for MISDRRRPVVGVSLKLYFGLAETRKWLADVAALAGTAALGRHAVDLFVLPSFPALADARELLAGTGVAFGAQDVHWAESGPWTGEVSAGMLAEAGATYVEVGHAERRAHFGETDETVRAKTRAATAAGLIPVICAGERDGTDLAAAVEETRQQVRAALAGAVPGSEVVIAYEPVWAIGATDPAPAAHVLTVAAAIRACLDAHDVRGRLVYGGTAGPGTYERLSAGPVDGLFLGRLAHDTEGLRRVLDEIAPSDHSQGDHP; via the coding sequence GTGATCTCTGACCGCCGCCGCCCCGTGGTGGGCGTCTCGCTGAAGCTTTACTTCGGTCTCGCCGAGACCCGGAAGTGGCTCGCCGACGTCGCCGCGCTGGCCGGTACCGCCGCGCTCGGCCGGCACGCCGTCGACCTCTTCGTCCTCCCCTCCTTCCCGGCCCTGGCCGACGCCCGCGAACTGCTGGCCGGTACCGGGGTGGCCTTCGGCGCCCAGGACGTGCACTGGGCCGAGTCCGGCCCCTGGACCGGCGAGGTCTCCGCGGGGATGCTCGCCGAGGCCGGCGCCACGTACGTCGAGGTGGGACACGCCGAGCGGCGCGCGCACTTCGGGGAGACCGACGAGACCGTGCGCGCCAAGACCCGCGCCGCCACCGCCGCCGGGCTGATCCCCGTCATCTGCGCGGGCGAGCGGGACGGCACCGACCTCGCGGCGGCCGTCGAGGAGACGCGTCAGCAGGTGCGGGCCGCGCTCGCGGGCGCCGTGCCCGGCAGCGAGGTCGTCATCGCCTACGAACCGGTCTGGGCGATCGGCGCCACCGATCCCGCGCCCGCCGCGCACGTCCTGACCGTGGCCGCCGCGATCCGCGCCTGCCTGGACGCCCACGACGTACGCGGCCGTCTGGTCTACGGCGGGACGGCCGGGCCCGGCACGTACGAACGGCTCTCCGCCGGCCCCGTCGACGGCCTCTTCCTCGGCCGGCTCGCCCATGACACCGAGGGCCTGCGCCGCGTCCTCGACGAGATCGCCCCGTCCGACCACTCCCAGGGAGACCACCCATGA
- a CDS encoding LLM class flavin-dependent oxidoreductase translates to MQFGIFTVGDVTTDPTTGRTPTEHERIKAMLAIALKAEEVGLDVFATGEHHNPPFVPSSPTTMLGYLAARTEKLILSTSTTLITTNDPVKIAEDFAMLQHIADGRVDVMMGRGNTGPVYPWFGQDIRQGIPLAIENYALLHKLWREDVVDWEGKFRTPLQGFTSTPRPLDGVPPFVWHGSIRSPEIAEQAAYYGDGFFANNIFWPKHHFQRLIRLYRHRYAHYGHGTPEQAMVGLGGQVFMRKNSQDAVREFRPYFDNAPVYGHGPSLEEFTEQTPLTVGSPQQVIEKTLEFREYFGDYQRQLFLMDHAGLPLKTVLEQLDMLGEEVVPVLRKEFAKNRPAEVPDGPTHAERVARRDAAALEEVAE, encoded by the coding sequence ATGCAGTTCGGGATCTTCACCGTCGGCGACGTCACCACCGACCCGACGACGGGCCGGACGCCGACCGAGCACGAGCGGATCAAGGCGATGCTCGCCATCGCGCTCAAGGCCGAGGAGGTCGGCCTGGACGTCTTCGCCACCGGCGAGCACCACAACCCGCCCTTCGTGCCGTCCTCGCCGACCACCATGCTCGGTTACCTCGCGGCGCGCACGGAGAAGCTGATCCTCTCCACGTCCACCACGCTGATCACCACCAACGACCCGGTGAAGATCGCCGAGGACTTCGCGATGCTCCAGCACATCGCCGACGGCCGCGTCGACGTGATGATGGGCCGCGGCAACACCGGCCCGGTCTACCCCTGGTTCGGCCAGGACATCCGCCAGGGCATCCCGCTCGCCATCGAGAACTACGCCCTGCTGCACAAGCTGTGGCGCGAGGACGTGGTCGACTGGGAGGGCAAGTTCCGGACCCCGCTCCAGGGCTTCACCTCGACGCCCCGCCCGCTGGACGGCGTGCCGCCCTTCGTGTGGCACGGCTCGATCCGCAGCCCGGAGATCGCCGAACAGGCCGCGTACTACGGCGACGGCTTCTTCGCCAACAACATCTTCTGGCCCAAGCACCACTTCCAGCGGCTCATCCGGCTCTACCGCCACCGCTACGCGCACTACGGGCACGGCACCCCCGAGCAGGCCATGGTGGGCCTCGGCGGCCAGGTGTTCATGCGGAAGAACTCCCAGGACGCGGTACGCGAGTTCCGTCCGTACTTCGACAACGCGCCGGTCTACGGGCACGGCCCTTCCCTGGAGGAGTTCACCGAGCAGACCCCGCTGACCGTCGGCAGCCCGCAGCAGGTCATCGAGAAGACCCTCGAATTCCGCGAGTACTTCGGCGACTACCAGCGCCAGCTGTTCCTGATGGATCACGCGGGCCTGCCGCTGAAGACCGTCCTGGAGCAGCTGGACATGCTCGGCGAAGAGGTCGTCCCCGTGCTCCGGAAGGAGTTCGCGAAGAACCGCCCGGCCGAGGTGCCGGACGGGCCCACGCACGCGGAGCGCGTCGCCCGGCGCGACGCCGCGGCCCTGGAGGAGGTGGCGGAATGA
- a CDS encoding CE1759 family FMN reductase, producing the protein MKPLRIVAVSAGLGVPSSTRLLADRLAGATRQQLSEGAARPVEARVVELRDLATDIAHNMVTGFPSPALAEAIEAVTEADGVIAVTPIFTASYSGLFKSFFDVVDHTALTGKPVLIAATGGTARHSLALEHALRPLFAYLRAVVVPTAVYAASEDWGSGGGPGGALTERIERAAGELAGLLGAGAGTAPVAGRAGGPVKADGPDGPDGPDGPDDLDTVVPFEEQLAALRAG; encoded by the coding sequence ATGAAGCCGCTGAGGATCGTTGCCGTCTCGGCGGGGCTGGGCGTCCCGTCGTCCACCCGCCTGCTCGCCGACCGGCTGGCCGGGGCCACCCGGCAGCAGCTGTCGGAAGGGGCGGCCCGGCCGGTGGAGGCCCGCGTCGTCGAACTGCGCGACCTGGCCACCGACATCGCGCACAACATGGTGACCGGCTTCCCCTCGCCCGCCCTCGCCGAGGCGATCGAGGCGGTCACGGAGGCGGACGGCGTCATCGCCGTCACGCCGATCTTCACCGCCTCCTACAGCGGGCTGTTCAAGTCGTTCTTCGACGTCGTCGACCACACCGCGCTGACCGGGAAGCCCGTACTGATCGCGGCCACCGGCGGCACGGCCCGGCACTCGCTCGCCCTGGAGCACGCCCTGCGCCCGCTCTTCGCGTATCTGCGCGCGGTGGTCGTACCGACCGCGGTGTACGCCGCGTCCGAGGACTGGGGCTCGGGCGGCGGCCCCGGCGGCGCACTCACGGAACGCATCGAACGGGCTGCGGGGGAACTGGCCGGGCTCCTGGGCGCGGGCGCGGGTACGGCGCCCGTCGCCGGCCGGGCGGGCGGGCCCGTGAAGGCCGACGGCCCGGACGGCCCGGACGGCCCCGACGGCCCCGACGACCTCGACACCGTCGTGCCGTTCGAGGAGCAGCTGGCGGCGTTGCGCGCGGGCTGA
- a CDS encoding DUF1330 domain-containing protein, producing the protein MSAYAVAHLKNDSRHEDVLSYIERIQGTFVPFGGRFLVHGVTPEVREGTWPGYVILVEFPDLERASAWYDSPEYQEILPLRTRHIEADVVLVPGVPADYDAKHTAAAVRSAVLNGD; encoded by the coding sequence ATGAGCGCGTACGCCGTGGCCCACCTGAAGAACGACAGCCGGCACGAGGACGTGCTGTCCTACATCGAGCGCATCCAGGGGACGTTCGTCCCCTTCGGGGGCCGCTTCCTGGTGCACGGCGTCACGCCCGAGGTCCGCGAGGGCACCTGGCCCGGGTACGTGATCCTCGTCGAGTTCCCCGACCTGGAGCGGGCCAGCGCGTGGTACGACTCGCCCGAGTACCAGGAGATACTGCCGCTGCGCACCCGGCACATCGAAGCGGACGTCGTGCTCGTGCCGGGGGTCCCGGCCGATTACGACGCGAAGCACACGGCGGCAGCCGTCCGGTCAGCGGTGCTGAACGGCGACTGA
- a CDS encoding alpha/beta fold hydrolase, translating to MTVWDEATPGAPRVVMVYGPLAPGPEVFAAQRPLAELFRLELAGPAAGTPGPDGSRLAQLLGHGAHVVGHCAGATAALHAAAAAPHAVRSLTLIEPCALRATADGLRSAPPWSAPLNPGFSAAALITADWPTLIVNGAPGGPYDARRSCVHPTPPGYGEQLADALGARQLRVEDAGHAPQRDRPGRVNAALRRLWQG from the coding sequence GTGACGGTCTGGGACGAGGCGACACCCGGCGCCCCGCGCGTCGTCATGGTGTACGGTCCGCTCGCACCGGGGCCGGAGGTCTTCGCCGCTCAGCGCCCGCTGGCCGAACTGTTCCGGCTCGAACTGGCCGGCCCGGCGGCCGGCACCCCCGGCCCGGACGGCTCCCGCCTCGCGCAGCTCCTCGGCCACGGCGCCCACGTGGTGGGCCACTGCGCCGGGGCCACGGCCGCCCTGCACGCCGCGGCGGCCGCCCCGCACGCCGTACGCTCGCTCACCCTGATCGAGCCCTGCGCGCTGCGGGCAACGGCGGACGGCCTGCGCAGCGCGCCCCCGTGGTCCGCGCCCCTGAACCCCGGGTTCAGCGCCGCCGCGCTGATCACCGCCGACTGGCCCACGCTGATCGTCAACGGCGCGCCCGGCGGCCCGTACGACGCCCGCCGCAGCTGCGTGCATCCCACGCCGCCCGGTTACGGCGAGCAGCTCGCCGACGCGCTCGGCGCCCGGCAGCTGCGGGTCGAGGACGCGGGCCACGCCCCGCAGCGCGACCGCCCCGGCCGGGTGAACGCCGCGCTCAGGCGCCTGTGGCAGGGCTGA
- a CDS encoding aminoglycoside phosphotransferase family protein, giving the protein MPEHLDTETGTGSAPWRPDLFPPGLLVADTMDRHASGRAWLARLPGLVRAAAERWELRLSAPFDGGSCSWVAPARLPDGGRAVLKVTWPHREAAGEAAALRAWGGHGAVRLLDHDPARHALLLERCTPGTTLLDATPETSAAEDVRDAAPPGAALSPSEGLGRAAEVLDALWNAPRPPDGELETMAAVCAEWSDGVRERQDRLRPPYDPGLVELGAGLLRELPATARREVVVHGDFNPGNVLAAGGSRGWLAIDPKPMTGDPGYDPWPLLTQLDDPFAHESPDKVLRARLRLLADRLGEPPERMAAWGAARSVESALWAAAHDDVAGGAEELAEARVLAEVAGL; this is encoded by the coding sequence ATGCCCGAGCACCTGGACACCGAGACCGGCACCGGCTCCGCCCCCTGGCGGCCCGACCTCTTCCCGCCCGGCCTCCTGGTCGCCGACACGATGGACCGGCACGCCTCGGGCCGCGCCTGGCTGGCCCGGCTGCCCGGGCTGGTCCGCGCGGCCGCCGAACGCTGGGAGCTGCGCCTGTCGGCACCGTTCGACGGCGGCAGCTGCTCCTGGGTGGCCCCGGCGCGGCTGCCCGACGGCGGCCGGGCGGTGCTGAAGGTGACCTGGCCGCACCGGGAGGCGGCGGGCGAGGCCGCCGCGCTGCGTGCCTGGGGCGGCCACGGCGCGGTCCGGCTGCTCGACCACGACCCGGCACGCCACGCGCTGCTCCTCGAACGCTGCACACCGGGTACGACACTCCTGGACGCGACCCCGGAGACCAGCGCCGCCGAGGACGTACGGGACGCCGCTCCCCCGGGTGCGGCGCTGTCGCCCTCCGAAGGACTCGGCCGTGCCGCCGAGGTCCTGGACGCCCTGTGGAACGCGCCCCGGCCGCCGGACGGCGAGCTGGAGACCATGGCGGCGGTCTGCGCCGAGTGGTCGGACGGGGTACGCGAACGCCAGGACCGGCTCCGCCCGCCGTACGACCCGGGCCTGGTGGAGCTCGGCGCCGGGCTGCTCCGGGAGCTGCCCGCGACCGCCCGCCGGGAGGTCGTCGTGCACGGCGACTTCAATCCCGGCAACGTGCTGGCCGCCGGCGGTTCCCGCGGCTGGCTCGCCATCGACCCCAAGCCGATGACCGGCGATCCGGGGTACGACCCCTGGCCCCTGCTGACGCAACTGGACGATCCCTTCGCTCACGAGTCGCCGGACAAGGTGCTCCGCGCCCGGCTGCGGCTGCTCGCCGACCGGCTCGGCGAGCCGCCCGAGCGGATGGCGGCCTGGGGCGCGGCCCGCTCCGTGGAGAGCGCGCTGTGGGCCGCGGCGCACGACGACGTGGCGGGCGGTGCCGAGGAACTGGCGGAGGCCAGGGTGCTGGCGGAGGTCGCGGGACTGTGA
- a CDS encoding TetR/AcrR family transcriptional regulator, with protein sequence MTESAAARPRNPRGQGDRLRAELLTATERLLEQVGSEDALSLRAVAREAGVAAPSIYRHFADKTALVWATMQVSYERLVEDMAAAGALVPEGDPVARLRARLRAYCRYAIDHPAKYRLLYETRQSPVGPERLAQHPAGLLVRGLHDALTACEEAGWRVRCSRDEAPYVLWSAVHGRVMLWQVLPAAKNPERLHRFVDDILDLLLERADSRA encoded by the coding sequence ATGACGGAGAGCGCGGCCGCACGGCCCAGGAACCCGCGCGGCCAGGGTGACCGGCTGCGCGCCGAGCTGCTGACCGCCACGGAGCGGCTGCTGGAACAGGTGGGCAGCGAGGACGCGCTGTCGCTGCGCGCCGTGGCCCGGGAGGCGGGCGTCGCGGCCCCCAGCATCTACCGGCACTTCGCCGACAAGACCGCGCTGGTCTGGGCGACGATGCAGGTCAGCTACGAACGGCTGGTCGAGGACATGGCCGCGGCCGGCGCGCTGGTCCCGGAGGGGGACCCGGTGGCGCGACTGCGGGCCCGGCTGCGGGCGTACTGCCGGTACGCCATCGACCATCCGGCGAAGTACCGGCTGCTCTACGAGACCCGGCAGTCCCCGGTCGGCCCCGAGCGGCTGGCCCAGCATCCGGCGGGCCTCCTGGTGCGCGGTCTGCACGACGCGCTGACGGCGTGCGAGGAAGCGGGCTGGCGGGTGCGCTGCTCGCGGGACGAGGCGCCGTACGTCCTGTGGTCGGCGGTCCACGGCAGGGTCATGCTCTGGCAGGTGCTGCCGGCCGCGAAGAACCCCGAGCGCCTGCACCGCTTCGTGGACGACATCCTCGACCTGCTGCTGGAGCGGGCGGACTCCCGCGCCTGA
- a CDS encoding cytochrome P450, translated as MTVTSPHAPLPVEPPTGCPFDPPAEFGRMRIEEPVKKISLPDGSWAWLVTRYADIRAILGDTRFSSDTTTPGYPLSGMTGGASQQNRGFIRMDPPEHTRLRRMVTREFMVKKVEALRPEIQRITDELCDAMQTAKLNGAESVDLVEALALPVPSLVISLLLGVPYEDHALFQDLTGKLLSRVIPKAEADAAREELRAYLDRLVTAKEVNPGEDILSRLIVEQQQAGEITHDDVIGFAALLLVAGHETTANMIGLTALSMMGEPKTAQQLREDPSLIRGAVEELLRFHSIIRNGPRRAATEDVEIGGQLIRAGEGVVVAVPSANRDPETFENPDTLDVCRPNAQHHVAFGYGIHQCLGQALARVELQVVLATLLRRFPTMRPAVPIETIPFRTDMAIYGCHELPVTW; from the coding sequence ATGACCGTCACTTCCCCCCATGCCCCGCTGCCCGTGGAGCCCCCCACCGGCTGTCCCTTCGACCCGCCCGCCGAGTTCGGCCGGATGCGCATCGAGGAGCCGGTCAAGAAGATCTCGCTGCCCGACGGCAGCTGGGCCTGGCTCGTCACCCGGTACGCCGACATCCGCGCGATCCTCGGCGACACCCGGTTCAGCTCCGACACCACCACCCCGGGCTACCCGCTCAGCGGCATGACCGGCGGCGCCAGCCAGCAGAACCGCGGCTTCATCCGCATGGACCCGCCCGAGCACACCCGGCTGCGCCGGATGGTCACCCGCGAGTTCATGGTCAAGAAGGTCGAGGCGCTGCGCCCGGAGATCCAGCGGATCACCGACGAGCTCTGCGACGCGATGCAGACCGCCAAGCTGAACGGCGCGGAGTCGGTCGACCTCGTCGAGGCCCTCGCCCTCCCGGTGCCCTCCCTCGTCATCAGCCTGCTGCTCGGCGTCCCGTACGAGGACCACGCGCTCTTCCAGGACCTGACCGGCAAGCTGCTCTCCCGCGTCATCCCCAAGGCGGAGGCCGACGCCGCCCGCGAAGAGCTGCGCGCGTACCTGGACCGCCTGGTCACCGCCAAGGAGGTGAACCCGGGCGAGGACATCCTCAGCCGCCTCATCGTCGAGCAGCAGCAGGCCGGCGAGATCACCCACGACGACGTCATCGGCTTCGCCGCCCTGCTCCTCGTCGCCGGGCACGAGACCACCGCCAACATGATCGGCCTCACCGCGCTGAGCATGATGGGCGAGCCGAAGACCGCGCAGCAGCTGCGCGAGGACCCCTCGCTGATCCGCGGCGCCGTCGAGGAGCTGCTGCGCTTCCACAGCATCATCCGCAACGGCCCGCGCCGCGCCGCCACCGAGGACGTCGAGATCGGCGGGCAGCTCATCCGCGCCGGCGAGGGCGTCGTGGTCGCCGTGCCGTCCGCCAACCGCGACCCGGAGACCTTCGAGAACCCCGACACGCTCGACGTCTGCCGCCCCAACGCGCAGCACCACGTCGCCTTCGGCTACGGCATCCACCAGTGCCTGGGCCAGGCCCTGGCCCGCGTCGAGCTCCAGGTCGTCCTCGCGACCCTGCTCCGCCGCTTCCCGACGATGCGGCCCGCCGTGCCGATCGAGACCATCCCCTTCCGCACGGACATGGCGATCTACGGCTGCCACGAGCTGCCGGTCACCTGGTAA
- a CDS encoding ferredoxin → MNITLDADKCCAAGQCVLVAPEVFDQRDEDGIVVLLDAQPPAEQHAAVHEAAAICPAAAIQVHA, encoded by the coding sequence ATGAACATCACCCTCGACGCCGACAAGTGCTGCGCCGCCGGCCAGTGCGTCCTGGTCGCCCCCGAGGTCTTCGACCAGCGTGACGAGGACGGCATCGTCGTCCTGCTGGACGCCCAGCCGCCCGCCGAGCAGCACGCCGCGGTCCACGAGGCCGCCGCCATCTGCCCGGCCGCCGCCATCCAGGTCCACGCATGA
- a CDS encoding NAD(P)/FAD-dependent oxidoreductase, with product MTVGRIAVVGASAAGLAAVEALRRGGWTGALTLIGDEPHLPYDRPPLSKQLLSGDWQADRLGLRTAGQLDTLDLDLRLGTRATALDTVTRTVTLADGQRLECAGVIVATGVRARTLPGLAGTAGIHTLRTLDDALGLQTWLSGASGAPRRLVVAGNGVLGCEAAAVARELGHEVTLVGRDPLPMGRLVGDGTGALLADAHERHGVRMLTGSLDGVKTADGHVTGVRLADGTALEADTVLLAIGSEPAVDWLRADAALDTSDGLRCDEYCAAAPGIYAAGDVARWYHPGHGRHLRIEHRMNATEQAMAAARNLLAELGATEDERRPFTPVPYFWSDQYGMKLQAYGVLAGADRAETVLLDKEQRQVAALYGRDGLATGVLAAGLPPRQIRGLRAVIATPGPWDEAHARLLAAVGGQ from the coding sequence ATGACCGTCGGGCGCATCGCCGTCGTCGGCGCCTCGGCGGCGGGCCTCGCCGCCGTCGAGGCGCTGCGCCGGGGCGGCTGGACCGGCGCACTGACCCTGATCGGCGACGAACCGCACCTGCCGTACGACCGGCCGCCGCTGTCCAAGCAGCTGCTGTCCGGCGACTGGCAGGCCGACCGGCTCGGACTGCGGACGGCAGGCCAGCTCGACACACTGGACCTGGACCTCCGCCTCGGCACCCGGGCCACGGCGCTGGACACCGTGACGCGTACGGTGACCCTCGCCGACGGCCAGCGGCTGGAGTGCGCCGGCGTGATCGTCGCCACCGGCGTGCGGGCCCGTACGCTGCCCGGCCTGGCCGGCACCGCCGGCATCCACACGCTGCGCACGCTCGACGACGCCCTCGGGCTGCAGACCTGGCTGTCCGGAGCGTCCGGCGCGCCGCGGCGGCTGGTCGTCGCGGGCAACGGCGTACTGGGCTGCGAGGCCGCGGCGGTCGCCCGCGAGCTGGGCCACGAGGTCACGCTCGTCGGGCGCGACCCGCTGCCCATGGGCCGCCTCGTCGGCGACGGCACGGGCGCGCTGCTGGCCGACGCGCACGAGCGGCACGGCGTACGGATGCTGACCGGCAGCCTGGACGGCGTGAAGACGGCGGACGGACACGTCACCGGAGTACGGCTGGCCGACGGCACCGCGCTCGAAGCCGACACCGTCCTGCTCGCCATCGGCTCCGAACCGGCGGTGGACTGGCTGCGCGCCGACGCGGCACTGGACACCTCCGACGGGCTGCGCTGCGACGAGTACTGCGCCGCGGCACCCGGGATCTACGCCGCCGGTGACGTGGCCCGCTGGTACCACCCCGGGCACGGCCGCCACCTGCGGATCGAGCACCGGATGAACGCCACCGAGCAGGCCATGGCCGCGGCCCGCAACCTGCTCGCCGAGCTGGGCGCGACCGAGGACGAGCGCCGCCCGTTCACGCCGGTCCCGTACTTCTGGTCCGACCAGTACGGGATGAAGCTCCAGGCGTACGGGGTGCTCGCGGGCGCCGACCGGGCCGAGACGGTCCTCCTGGACAAGGAGCAGCGCCAGGTGGCCGCGCTCTACGGCCGGGACGGGCTGGCCACCGGCGTGCTCGCCGCCGGACTGCCGCCCCGGCAGATCCGCGGGCTGCGCGCGGTGATCGCCACGCCCGGACCGTGGGACGAGGCCCACGCGCGCCTGCTCGCCGCCGTCGGCGGGCAATGA